From Campylobacter concisus, a single genomic window includes:
- a CDS encoding flagellar motor switch protein FliN: MNDESAIETLEQLGLFKSYDELMDISVDFIAELGTTTVSINELLKFEAGSVIDLEKPAGESVELYINNRIFGKGEVMVYEKNLAIRINEILDSKSVIQYFKKELL, from the coding sequence ATGAATGACGAGAGTGCGATAGAGACGCTAGAGCAGTTAGGGCTTTTTAAGAGCTATGACGAGCTTATGGATATAAGCGTTGATTTTATAGCTGAGCTAGGAACTACCACAGTTAGCATAAACGAGCTTTTGAAATTTGAAGCTGGCTCGGTCATAGATCTCGAAAAGCCAGCTGGCGAGAGTGTGGAGCTATATATAAATAATAGAATTTTTGGAAAAGGCGAAGTAATGGTTTATGAGAAAAATTTAGCCATCAGGATAAATGAAATTTTGGATTCAAAGTCAGTTATTCAGTACTTCAAAAAAGAACTTTTATGA
- a CDS encoding excinuclease ABC subunit A: MKFILFFLIFATQILASNLLTYNIYERADRVDIMLSFDAPYEGNIFQKREKDTTSLILNSLNYDQSASKDINSKIIQELEIEPKQNSLVLNLRSNDAIIVNASKTTDSFGLRIRVTLKNTKPQIQNMPQASAKIEAATMPKTEEEPMLSIDSRYFIVLSILIALLVFLYIFKKYITSKSNDFSGFKTLQGQPQNETKSMNWLLKNQNSGVNIIYEKYLDRTNKLMLLSYENRRYLVIVGSSNVMLDSFGEDKIQNEQDFAIFFEENKKKLSSFLEERKNSLSNYKDKMSGEF; this comes from the coding sequence ATGAAATTTATACTATTTTTCTTAATTTTTGCAACTCAAATTTTAGCTTCAAACCTATTAACTTACAATATCTATGAACGTGCCGATAGAGTTGATATTATGCTTAGCTTTGATGCACCTTATGAAGGAAATATCTTTCAAAAGCGCGAAAAAGACACAACATCTTTGATATTAAATTCGCTAAATTACGATCAAAGTGCTAGCAAGGATATAAACTCAAAAATCATTCAAGAGCTTGAGATAGAGCCAAAGCAAAACTCGCTAGTTTTAAATTTGCGCTCAAACGATGCTATTATTGTAAACGCCTCAAAGACAACTGATAGCTTTGGACTCCGCATTCGTGTAACGCTAAAAAATACAAAACCTCAAATACAAAATATGCCTCAAGCTAGTGCAAAAATAGAGGCAGCCACTATGCCAAAAACCGAAGAAGAGCCGATGCTAAGCATAGATTCAAGGTATTTTATAGTCTTAAGCATACTTATAGCGCTTCTTGTGTTTTTATATATATTTAAAAAATATATCACTTCAAAAAGCAATGACTTTAGCGGATTTAAAACGCTACAAGGCCAACCTCAAAATGAGACCAAGTCGATGAATTGGCTACTTAAAAATCAAAATAGTGGTGTAAATATCATCTATGAAAAATATCTTGATCGCACAAACAAACTAATGCTTCTAAGCTATGAAAATAGGCGCTATTTAGTGATAGTTGGTAGCTCAAATGTAATGCTTGATAGCTTTGGTGAAGACAAGATACAAAATGAGCAGGATTTTGCTATATTTTTTGAAGAGAACAAGAAAAAACTAAGCTCATTTTTAGAAGAGCGAAAAAATAGTTTAAGTAACTATAAAGATAAGATGAGCGGAGAATTTTAG